A single genomic interval of Saccharothrix saharensis harbors:
- a CDS encoding peptidase inhibitor family I36 protein has protein sequence MNGILKKAVVGASMLAGIGIGLAAPAGASFSECDASRVCMWGNNDYNWLIGERASGGGLVNLTGDGNNQMDSWGNRTTRNAAGYGSTGGGGDCQTFQAGERDDNVASWNSDEVTSWKTNGGC, from the coding sequence GTGAACGGGATCCTGAAGAAGGCCGTCGTGGGCGCGTCCATGCTGGCGGGCATCGGCATCGGCCTCGCCGCTCCGGCAGGGGCGTCGTTCTCCGAGTGCGACGCCAGTCGCGTGTGCATGTGGGGCAACAACGACTACAACTGGCTCATCGGCGAGCGTGCGAGCGGCGGCGGGCTCGTGAACCTGACCGGCGACGGGAACAACCAGATGGACAGCTGGGGCAACCGCACCACGAGGAACGCCGCGGGCTACGGCAGCACCGGCGGTGGCGGCGACTGCCAGACCTTCCAGGCGGGCGAGCGCGACGACAACGTGGCGAGCTGGAACAGCGACGAGGTGACGTCGTGGAAGACCAACGGTGGGTGCTGA
- a CDS encoding terpene synthase family protein, producing the protein MRAPDVWPDETVVVELPPRYCPFPPVRHPREAVLARRTADWITGFDLTPSPQQLDRMRGNDCPGFYGRIMPDADAGRLQLAVDWCTIMFHFDDVYCDEGPPAERLGLVTDLATKIPRVLEFPDTPLGGAGAALLAPVRDLSRRAGRWATTTQRRRCVDAHRAWFLAVLWETGHRVAGTTPALNDYAHLRQHTAAGAATLSWAEIITGEEIPERDLTAPAVRALTELAFTTAAFDDDLFSYGKELWIARTENTPPPGLGLVEILRREHHLTTREAITRSVDLCDRLTHRFARLRDQVMPRASAPLRAYLGHLTNLIPGNLDWGLRADRYRNPDGRHPGAVTTRASTTRTPPADTSPPPIPSIAWWWDTDLA; encoded by the coding sequence ATGAGGGCTCCGGACGTGTGGCCCGATGAGACCGTGGTGGTCGAGCTGCCGCCGCGCTACTGCCCGTTCCCACCGGTCCGGCACCCCCGGGAAGCGGTGTTGGCACGGCGGACCGCCGACTGGATCACCGGCTTCGACCTGACGCCGTCGCCACAACAGCTGGACCGCATGCGCGGCAACGACTGCCCCGGCTTCTACGGCCGGATCATGCCCGACGCGGATGCCGGTCGCCTGCAACTGGCGGTGGACTGGTGCACGATCATGTTCCACTTCGACGACGTCTACTGCGACGAAGGGCCGCCCGCTGAGCGGCTGGGCCTGGTCACCGACCTGGCCACCAAGATCCCGCGGGTCCTCGAGTTCCCCGACACCCCGCTGGGCGGCGCGGGCGCCGCGCTCCTGGCACCCGTGCGGGACCTCTCCCGGCGAGCCGGGCGGTGGGCGACCACGACCCAACGACGGCGTTGCGTCGACGCGCACCGCGCCTGGTTCCTGGCCGTGCTGTGGGAGACCGGTCACCGCGTCGCGGGCACCACCCCGGCGCTGAACGACTACGCCCACCTGCGCCAGCACACCGCCGCGGGCGCCGCGACCCTGTCCTGGGCCGAGATCATCACCGGCGAGGAGATCCCCGAGCGGGACCTGACCGCACCCGCCGTACGCGCGCTGACCGAGCTCGCCTTCACCACCGCCGCCTTCGACGACGACCTCTTCTCCTACGGCAAAGAACTCTGGATCGCCCGCACCGAGAACACCCCACCGCCGGGACTCGGCCTCGTGGAGATCCTGCGCCGAGAACACCACCTCACCACGCGGGAGGCCATCACCAGGTCAGTGGACCTGTGCGACCGGCTCACCCACCGCTTCGCCCGGTTGCGCGACCAGGTGATGCCCCGCGCGAGCGCGCCGCTGCGCGCCTACCTCGGCCACCTGACCAATCTCATACCCGGAAACCTCGACTGGGGCCTGCGCGCCGACCGCTACCGCAACCCCGACGGCCGCCACCCCGGCGCGGTCACCACCCGCGCCTCCACCACCCGCACCCCACCCGCCGACACCTCGCCGCCACCGATCCCCTCCATCGCCTGGTGGTGGGACACCGACCTGGCCTGA
- a CDS encoding phthiocerol/phthiodiolone dimycocerosyl transferase family protein: protein MQPSRPLSAVEEFVARTGTPIVLGATIHGPLDTDALARAVQRLCDRYPLLTYRITRDGHRHRLTPAPDRPPPRLRHTSGSEPFDGPFAPGDPLLRATLARRPDGTHQWVLALHHAISDGVAALSVTSLLWQTYTALVTGDHEPTPPSEPAVHPATDDLLARRHPPLEVAAWLARQAVDIVTHRTAHLPSRRPGPSPRHGAHLHTTELTTTQAHRLYRAARQHRTTTTAMLCGIVLLAIHTRLTPAHRSRRLSLGVTVGLRPRMTPPIPNHRLTTATSFIPVNTTVGTDDTPATLGRLIDHQFATARDADHAERQAVALRYLLHAPTPIPYTAMVTNMATHRFRSTLPPGTRLSGTFGYAPAPGPVPAVFVTRVDHTLGLHLATPRAWYDADQAANLARALDHHLTAAVGGPED, encoded by the coding sequence ATGCAGCCCAGCCGCCCGTTGTCCGCCGTGGAGGAATTCGTGGCGCGCACCGGCACGCCCATCGTGCTCGGCGCCACCATCCACGGCCCCCTCGACACCGACGCCCTGGCACGCGCCGTGCAGCGACTGTGCGACCGGTACCCCCTGCTCACCTACCGCATCACCCGCGACGGACACCGGCACCGACTGACCCCGGCGCCGGACCGACCACCGCCACGGCTGCGGCACACCAGCGGTTCCGAACCGTTCGACGGGCCCTTCGCCCCCGGCGACCCGCTGCTGCGCGCCACCCTCGCCCGTCGGCCCGACGGCACCCACCAGTGGGTCCTGGCGCTCCACCACGCCATCAGCGACGGCGTCGCCGCCCTGTCGGTGACCTCCCTGCTGTGGCAGACCTACACCGCGCTCGTCACCGGAGACCACGAGCCGACACCACCGTCCGAACCGGCAGTGCACCCGGCCACCGACGACCTGCTCGCCCGACGCCACCCACCGCTCGAGGTCGCCGCCTGGCTCGCCCGCCAAGCCGTCGACATCGTCACCCACCGGACCGCCCACCTGCCCAGCCGTCGACCCGGCCCGTCACCGCGGCACGGCGCCCACCTGCACACCACCGAACTGACCACGACGCAGGCCCACCGGCTCTACCGCGCCGCCCGACAGCACCGCACCACGACGACCGCGATGCTGTGCGGGATCGTCCTCCTCGCCATTCACACCCGGCTCACCCCTGCGCACCGGTCACGCCGCCTGTCCCTGGGCGTCACCGTCGGCCTGCGCCCCCGCATGACCCCGCCCATCCCGAACCACCGCCTCACCACCGCCACCTCGTTCATCCCCGTCAACACCACCGTCGGCACCGACGACACACCGGCCACCCTCGGTCGCCTCATCGACCACCAGTTCGCCACGGCCCGCGACGCCGACCACGCCGAACGCCAAGCCGTGGCCTTGCGCTACCTGCTGCACGCACCCACCCCCATCCCGTACACCGCGATGGTCACCAACATGGCCACCCACCGCTTCCGCTCCACGCTCCCGCCGGGCACCCGGCTGTCCGGGACCTTCGGCTACGCCCCGGCACCGGGCCCCGTCCCGGCCGTCTTCGTCACCCGCGTCGACCACACCCTCGGCCTGCACCTGGCCACACCTCGGGCCTGGTACGACGCCGACCAGGCCGCGAACCTCGCCCGCGCCCTCGACCACCACCTCACCGCCGCGGTCGGTGGACCGGAGGACTGA
- a CDS encoding fibronectin type III domain-containing protein has product MLSGGVAVGTASAGTVGLGLDYTCGPGVVVHADVTAVVPDEGMAGGNVPYLEPAYIDVDVTFALGRAPAGVRIDGDSTASLAATVVGPAGTTATAAALSFAPTLLTSSGGLVKAAGGFPQLWLYPAGDYAIRLGDLTLSLRPERADGTPAGAATTVTCRHSGPQDLLTVVKSESSIIEHPVRPSQLQVTAVTPTSVSLSWYSTSWWFPTIGYDVFLDGVKVAFVTDKQATLTGLSPDTQHRVKVTTKDSYGFSSPKSQGLVFATPPRGR; this is encoded by the coding sequence ATGTTATCCGGCGGCGTCGCGGTCGGGACGGCGTCCGCGGGAACGGTCGGGCTGGGGCTCGACTACACCTGCGGGCCCGGCGTCGTGGTGCACGCCGACGTCACGGCCGTTGTGCCCGACGAGGGGATGGCCGGCGGGAACGTCCCCTACCTCGAACCCGCGTACATCGACGTGGACGTGACGTTCGCCCTCGGTCGCGCGCCGGCCGGCGTCCGGATCGACGGGGACAGCACCGCGTCGCTGGCGGCGACCGTCGTCGGCCCCGCCGGGACCACGGCGACCGCGGCCGCGCTGAGCTTCGCGCCGACCCTGCTCACCTCGTCCGGCGGACTGGTGAAGGCCGCCGGCGGGTTCCCACAGCTGTGGCTCTACCCGGCCGGGGACTACGCGATCCGCCTGGGCGACCTCACGCTGTCCCTGCGGCCGGAGCGCGCGGACGGGACGCCTGCGGGTGCCGCCACCACCGTCACCTGCCGGCACTCCGGCCCCCAGGACCTGCTGACCGTGGTCAAGTCCGAGTCGAGCATCATCGAGCACCCGGTGCGGCCGTCGCAGCTGCAGGTGACGGCCGTGACGCCGACCAGCGTCTCGCTGAGCTGGTACTCGACCTCGTGGTGGTTCCCCACGATCGGCTACGACGTGTTCCTGGACGGCGTGAAGGTCGCCTTCGTGACCGACAAGCAGGCGACGCTCACCGGGCTGAGCCCCGACACCCAGCACCGCGTCAAGGTCACCACCAAAGACTCGTACGGCTTCTCGTCGCCGAAGAGCCAGGGGCTGGTCTTCGCGACGCCGCCGCGCGGTCGGTGA
- a CDS encoding ABC transporter ATP-binding protein, which yields MGADHALLDVQGLSRAFDSPAGTVRAVEDVSFTARAGQLVCVHGASGSGKSTLVNLLSGLLVPDAGQILVDSVSIGGATDAERSRLRLDTIGVVFQDVRLIEEFTVLENVALPLEAKRVRHGEAFRRAASALDGVGLSGVLDRFPGTLSGGQCQRVGIARALVGGQRLLLADEPTGALDPTTSREVFELFRALCGDGVLVVVCSHDPQALEFADVAMEMSGGRLRIGVAG from the coding sequence GTGGGTGCTGACCACGCGCTGCTGGATGTCCAAGGGCTGAGCCGGGCGTTCGACTCGCCCGCCGGCACCGTGCGGGCGGTGGAGGACGTCTCCTTCACCGCCCGCGCGGGGCAGCTCGTGTGCGTCCACGGCGCGAGCGGGTCCGGCAAGTCGACCCTGGTCAACCTGCTGTCGGGACTGCTCGTGCCCGATGCCGGACAGATCCTGGTCGACTCGGTGTCGATCGGGGGCGCGACGGATGCCGAACGCTCACGACTGCGCCTGGACACGATCGGAGTGGTGTTCCAGGACGTGCGGCTGATCGAGGAGTTCACCGTGCTGGAGAACGTCGCACTCCCTCTGGAAGCCAAGCGCGTCCGCCACGGCGAAGCGTTCCGCCGGGCGGCCTCGGCCCTGGACGGAGTGGGGTTGAGCGGCGTGCTCGACCGGTTTCCCGGCACGTTGTCCGGCGGGCAGTGCCAGCGGGTGGGAATCGCGCGGGCCCTGGTCGGTGGGCAACGGTTGCTGCTCGCCGACGAACCGACGGGCGCACTCGACCCGACGACGTCGCGCGAGGTGTTCGAGCTGTTCCGCGCGCTGTGTGGCGATGGAGTGCTCGTCGTCGTGTGCTCGCACGACCCGCAGGCCCTGGAGTTCGCGGACGTGGCCATGGAGATGTCCGGCGGCCGACTGCGGATCGGGGTGGCGGGATGA